The Nocardioides pantholopis genome window below encodes:
- the uvrC gene encoding excinuclease ABC subunit UvrC: MPPARPSRSSRGPLSYRPEPGSIPTQPGVYRFRDAKRRVIYVGKAKNLRARLSSYFQDIGNLHQRTATMVTTAASVEWTVVNTEVEALQLEYSWIKEFDPRFNVKYRDDKSYPWLAVTVGEEFPRVMVGRGAKKKGTRYFGPYSHAWAIRETVDVLLRVFPMRSCSNGVFKRSAQIGRPCLLGYIDKCSAPCVGNVTPEEHRAIVDDFCDFMGGRTRPFMRRIEQEMYAASEALDFEKAARLRDDLGAMERALEKQAVVLGDGADADVIALAEDPLEVAVQIFYVRGGRIRGQRGWVADRVDEGGTDKLIEDFLLQLYAGDADTIPREILVPALPPDVETFEQLLSDLRGSRVAIRVPQRGDKKTLQETVARNAGQALVLHKTKRASDLTTRNRALEEIQEALDLGEVPLRIECYDISNLQGTEVVASMVVFEDGLARKSEYRRFVIRDVDGQNDVASMHEVITRRFRRLLDEQARSAEVEGDNGPMLVDPETGRPRKFAYAPGLVVVDGGPPQVAAAQRALDELGIDDVPVCGLAKRLEEVWLPGQEDPVILARSSEGLYLLQRLRDEAHRFAINHHRSRRSKSMVESVLDDVPGLGEVRRKTLLKHFGSLRKLRAATVEELAEVPGIGVHTANAIKAAVTDGGVAAGGPDMMSVNTATGEIIDTGSPDLDSKEH, from the coding sequence GTGCCTCCAGCTCGACCGTCCCGCTCCTCGCGAGGCCCGTTGTCCTACCGCCCCGAGCCGGGGTCGATCCCGACCCAGCCGGGGGTCTACCGGTTCCGCGACGCCAAGCGGCGGGTGATCTACGTCGGCAAGGCGAAGAACCTCCGCGCCCGCCTGTCGTCGTACTTCCAGGACATCGGGAACCTGCACCAGCGCACCGCCACGATGGTGACGACCGCGGCGAGCGTCGAGTGGACGGTCGTCAACACCGAGGTCGAGGCGCTCCAGCTGGAGTACTCCTGGATCAAGGAGTTCGACCCACGCTTCAACGTCAAGTACCGCGACGACAAGTCCTACCCCTGGCTGGCGGTGACCGTCGGCGAGGAGTTCCCCCGGGTGATGGTGGGCCGCGGTGCGAAGAAGAAGGGCACCCGCTACTTCGGTCCCTACAGCCACGCCTGGGCGATCCGGGAGACCGTCGACGTGCTGCTGCGGGTCTTCCCGATGCGCTCGTGCAGCAACGGCGTCTTCAAGCGCTCCGCCCAGATCGGCCGGCCCTGCCTGCTCGGTTACATCGACAAGTGCTCCGCGCCGTGCGTGGGGAACGTGACGCCCGAGGAGCACCGGGCGATCGTCGACGACTTCTGCGACTTCATGGGTGGCCGCACCCGGCCGTTCATGCGGCGCATCGAGCAGGAGATGTACGCCGCCTCCGAGGCGCTCGACTTCGAGAAGGCGGCGCGGCTGCGCGACGACCTGGGCGCGATGGAGCGGGCGCTGGAGAAGCAGGCCGTCGTGCTCGGGGACGGCGCCGACGCGGACGTCATCGCGCTCGCGGAAGACCCCCTCGAGGTGGCGGTCCAGATCTTCTACGTCCGCGGCGGCCGGATCCGCGGTCAGCGCGGCTGGGTCGCGGACCGCGTCGACGAGGGCGGCACCGACAAGCTGATCGAGGACTTCCTGCTCCAGCTCTACGCCGGGGACGCCGACACGATCCCCCGGGAGATCCTGGTGCCGGCGCTGCCGCCGGACGTCGAGACGTTCGAGCAGCTGCTCAGCGACCTGCGGGGGAGCCGGGTCGCGATCCGGGTCCCGCAGCGCGGGGACAAGAAGACCCTCCAGGAGACCGTGGCCCGCAACGCCGGCCAGGCGCTGGTGCTGCACAAGACCAAGCGCGCCAGCGACCTGACCACCCGCAACCGGGCGCTGGAGGAGATCCAGGAGGCGCTCGACCTGGGCGAGGTGCCGCTGCGCATCGAGTGCTACGACATCTCCAACCTCCAGGGCACCGAGGTCGTGGCGTCGATGGTCGTCTTCGAGGACGGGCTGGCCCGCAAGAGCGAGTACCGCCGCTTCGTGATCCGCGACGTCGACGGGCAGAACGACGTCGCGTCGATGCACGAGGTGATCACCCGCCGCTTCCGCCGGCTGCTCGACGAGCAGGCGCGCTCCGCCGAGGTCGAGGGCGACAACGGCCCGATGCTCGTCGACCCCGAGACCGGCAGGCCACGCAAGTTCGCCTACGCCCCCGGGCTGGTCGTCGTGGACGGCGGGCCCCCCCAGGTCGCGGCGGCCCAGCGGGCGCTCGACGAGCTCGGCATCGATGACGTGCCCGTGTGCGGGCTGGCGAAGCGCCTCGAGGAGGTCTGGCTGCCCGGCCAGGAGGACCCGGTCATCCTGGCCCGTTCGTCGGAGGGGCTCTACCTGCTGCAGCGGCTGCGCGACGAGGCCCACCGGTTCGCGATCAACCACCACCGCTCGCGCCGGTCGAAGTCGATGGTCGAGAGCGTCCTGGACGACGTCCCGGGCCTCGGCGAGGTGCGCCGCAAGACCCTGCTCAAGCACTTCGGCTCGCTGCGCAAGCTGCGGGCCGCGACGGTCGAGGAGCTCGCCGAGGTCCCGGGGATCGGCGTCCACACCGCCAACGCGATCAAGGCCGCGGTCACCGACGGCGGCGTTGCGGCGGGCGGACCGGACATGATGTCGGTCAACACCGCGACCGGCGAGATCATCGACACCGGCTCGCCGGACCTCGACAGCAAGGAGCACTAG